One genomic segment of Hordeum vulgare subsp. vulgare chromosome 2H, MorexV3_pseudomolecules_assembly, whole genome shotgun sequence includes these proteins:
- the LOC123426286 gene encoding transcription factor PHYTOCHROME INTERACTING FACTOR-LIKE 13-like, whose amino-acid sequence MDDGATPPPNHKRHLPLREAGGDLVELLWQNGAIVAQAQAQTPHRRCSQSGAASGVTAEDATAWLIPDGGGGRDLYSHLWHGVADGDAGALVAGSGGAGTSFCGSNAVTAPALLPSPGSSAAGGQALLFKRGRDQLDSRREDELDTDDCEAVNETRPQRPAAKRRTRAAEVHNQSERRRRDRINEKMKALQELVPHCNKSDKASILDEAIEYLKSLQLQVQIMWMTTGMTPMMYPGAHQLMSPMAVGLNSACIPTAQSLSQLQKRVAPFMNNHLPDQMPQVQSPAIDSLDVANQMQNNGVCGEPRNPFLHPDDTLTAASQLPGMLPYASQKAQQNQNHQLLPSIDMPASGPCPPSFADGTGK is encoded by the exons ATGGACGACGGCGCAACACCGCCGCCCAACCACAAGAGGCACCTCCC ACTGCGGGAGGCGGGCGGCGACCTCGTGGAGCTGCTGTGGCAGAACGGAGCCATCGTAGCGCAGGCGCAGGCGCAGACGCCGCACCGCCGGTGTTCCCAGAGCGGCGCGGCGAGCGGCGTCACCGCGGAGGACGCGACCGCGTGGTTGATcccggacggcggcggcggcagggaccTGTACTCGCACCTCTGGCACGGCGTCGCCGACGGGGATGCGGGCGCGCTCGTGGCGGGGAGCGGCGGCGCCGGGACGAGCTTCTGCGGGAGCAACGCGGTGACGGCGCCGGCGCTGCTGCCATCGCCGGGCTCGTCCGCAGCGGGAGGCCAAGCGCTACTGTTCAAGAGGGGGAGGGACCAACTGGATAGCCGCCGAGAGGACGAACTGGATACCGACGACTGTGAGGCCGTCAATGAGACCCGGCCGCAGCGGCCGGCAGCGAAGCGCAGGACTCGTGCTGCCGAGGTCCATAACCAATCAGAGCGG AGAAGAAGGGATCGGATCAACGAAAAGATGAAAGCATTGCAAGAACTCGTACCCCATTGCAACAAG AGCGACAAGGCGTCCATTCTAGACGAAGCAATCGAGTACTTGAAGTCTCTGCAACTGCAAGTTCAG ATCATGTGGATGACTACTGGGATGACGCCCATGATGTACCCTGGTGCTCACCAACTCATGTCGCCGATGGCCGTGGGCTTGAACTCAGCGTGCATTCCCACGGCGCAGAGCCTTAGCCAGCTGCAAAAAAGGGTAGCACCGTTTATGAACAATCATCTCCCCGATCAAATGCCTCAGGTCCAATCTCCAGCTATCGATTCCCTCGATGTGGCAAACCAGATGCAAAACAATGGTGTCTGTGGTGAGCCAAGAAACCCTTTCCTGCATCCAGACGACACGCTAACAGCGGCATCTCAG CTTCCGGGTATGTTGCCCTATGCATCTCAAAAGGCACAACAAAACCAGAATCATCAGTTACTGCCTAGCATAGACATGCCAGCTTCAGGACCCTGCCCGCCATCTTTTGCTGACGGAACGGGAAAATAA